A window of Haliscomenobacter hydrossis DSM 1100 contains these coding sequences:
- a CDS encoding CRTAC1 family protein — MKCTRLVFKPILCGGYLWLASAFVCTLAAQSNFALLKDSLNPALSFQNTPARYKGVSWVDLDDDNRPDLYVCQRFLFHNEGKGAFTQLPDISTTLGAQGAAGGAWGDLDNDGDPDLIIAARNSGLFRNDQKAGFVNINAALPGLGEAFPAWDCTLVDADNNGRLDPLFVHARGFHSNPASPCKLFLQSIDGQFIAQSSWTFTDSLAPFTIPTWSDYDLDGDQDLFIGTGPGGRPGFDHCFQNMLKETGNFGFKRLTTYPFDQPQDGQVYSFPDVDNDGDLDLCLTNYSGVISGLWRNDKGVFVNLPTSFSKRRSYLSNNWADLDNDGDLDALFTRDSANYVHCFWNDGRGAFTETQTPTIAVFGIAGVSVADYDNDGDLDVYANGAGEARSLFKNELEIGQQRHWLQIKLQGTRSNRSALGARIRLKANVTGQGSIWQIREVQAHTSFQGHNDFRVHVGLGSATQVDSLEVYWPSGQVDGFDNLTVDQFLKLEEGGTLRIIPEQPMDLAAKWLSKAGAKKSLLQLSIPANAQPKAILLSNEQGQAIPMEFAWKENSLRLALDKKLEAGLYYLNVWGNSGLQRGRFRLER, encoded by the coding sequence ATGAAGTGCACCCGACTTGTATTCAAACCTATTCTTTGCGGAGGCTACCTGTGGCTGGCCTCCGCCTTTGTTTGTACCTTGGCAGCCCAAAGCAATTTTGCCCTGCTCAAAGATTCCCTCAACCCCGCTTTGTCTTTCCAAAATACCCCTGCTCGTTACAAAGGGGTATCCTGGGTTGACCTGGACGACGACAATCGCCCCGACCTCTACGTCTGCCAACGCTTTTTGTTCCACAACGAAGGAAAGGGCGCGTTTACCCAACTACCCGACATCAGCACCACCCTTGGGGCACAAGGCGCTGCGGGCGGTGCCTGGGGTGACCTCGACAACGACGGCGACCCCGATCTGATCATTGCTGCCCGTAATTCCGGGTTGTTCCGCAACGATCAAAAAGCCGGCTTTGTCAACATTAATGCGGCGCTACCCGGACTTGGTGAGGCTTTTCCCGCCTGGGATTGTACCTTGGTTGATGCGGACAACAACGGACGACTGGATCCCCTCTTTGTACACGCCCGGGGTTTTCATAGCAATCCGGCTTCTCCCTGCAAGCTCTTTTTACAAAGCATCGATGGTCAATTTATCGCCCAGAGCTCCTGGACGTTCACCGATTCCCTGGCCCCTTTTACCATTCCCACCTGGTCAGATTACGACTTGGATGGTGATCAGGATTTGTTCATCGGTACCGGACCCGGCGGGCGACCCGGGTTTGATCATTGTTTTCAAAACATGCTCAAAGAGACGGGGAATTTTGGCTTCAAACGTTTAACCACTTATCCATTCGATCAGCCTCAAGACGGACAGGTATACAGTTTTCCGGATGTCGACAACGACGGGGATCTGGACTTGTGCCTGACCAATTACAGCGGGGTCATTTCAGGATTGTGGCGCAACGACAAAGGTGTATTTGTCAACCTGCCTACTTCCTTTTCAAAACGCCGCAGTTACCTGAGCAACAACTGGGCGGATCTGGACAATGATGGCGATCTGGACGCCCTCTTCACCCGCGATTCGGCCAATTATGTACATTGTTTTTGGAACGATGGACGGGGTGCTTTTACCGAAACCCAAACGCCTACGATCGCCGTTTTTGGAATCGCTGGGGTGTCCGTGGCTGATTACGATAACGATGGCGATCTGGACGTTTACGCCAATGGCGCGGGGGAAGCGCGGTCTTTGTTTAAAAATGAACTGGAAATTGGCCAACAGCGCCATTGGCTGCAAATCAAACTGCAAGGCACGCGCAGCAATCGCTCGGCACTGGGTGCCAGAATTCGACTCAAAGCCAATGTTACAGGTCAGGGAAGCATTTGGCAAATCCGCGAGGTGCAAGCACATACCTCCTTTCAGGGGCACAACGATTTTAGGGTACATGTTGGTTTGGGGTCTGCCACGCAGGTTGATTCATTGGAAGTGTACTGGCCTTCGGGGCAGGTGGATGGGTTTGACAATTTGACGGTAGATCAGTTTTTAAAACTGGAGGAAGGCGGAACTTTGCGGATTATACCAGAGCAGCCGATGGACTTGGCGGCCAAATGGTTATCAAAAGCTGGCGCTAAAAAAAGCCTGTTGCAATTGAGTATTCCGGCGAATGCTCAGCCCAAGGCCATATTGCTGAGCAATGAACAGGGGCAGGCCATCCCGATGGAATTTGCATGGAAGGAAAATAGCCTGCGTTTGGCGCTGGACAAAAAGCTGGAAGCTGGGCTATATTACCTGAACGTTTGGGGGAATAGTGGATTGCAGCGGGGGAGATTTCGGTTGGAAAGGTGA
- a CDS encoding aminopeptidase P family protein, translating to MSIAALQALRLALQRQEIAAYIVPSNDPHQSEYVPDYWKLREWLSGFTGSAGTLVITATAAQVWTDGRYFTQAEQELAGSPFVLKKQQVAHAPEHIEWLVENLPAGATVAADGKLFSVQQQRYIEKRFAAKGIELDTQLDLLGPLWEDRPALPLSPIFEQDTYFAGVSRAEKLQALRSEIKAAGCTHHLICTLEDIAWLLNLRGSDVGFTPVFVAYLIVGLDEAWLFIHSAKISTSLQQQLQQDKVQLMLYSTIDLFCGELSARDRILIDAASCSNHLYQQLSKVQIKEGAHLVRDRKAVKNHAEIYHFKSAMRKDGVALLRAFRWLEAALAEGKTPSEYDFAQKIAACRAEQADYFSESFPAIIGYNGHGAIIHYRPSKEGSAKIQPQGILLVDSGAQYLDGTTDITRTIALSEPTAQQRLHYTLVLKGMIALSTAVFLKGTIGLQLDALARQPLWQHTLNYNHGTGHGVGAFLSVHEPPHGFASNTTTSRGTTALEVGHICSNEPGFYLPGQYGIRIENLILCAPKVQNEYGDFLHFETLTLFPIDTKLLDKSLLNVSEIEWLNTYHHRVLQELGSLVEVDELTWLEEKCKQF from the coding sequence ATGTCCATCGCCGCCCTACAAGCGCTGCGTCTGGCTCTACAGCGCCAGGAAATCGCCGCCTACATTGTCCCCAGCAACGACCCCCACCAAAGCGAGTACGTACCCGATTATTGGAAACTGCGCGAATGGCTGTCGGGATTCACTGGCTCGGCGGGCACACTTGTCATTACGGCTACAGCGGCACAAGTTTGGACAGATGGGCGGTATTTTACCCAAGCCGAACAGGAACTGGCGGGAAGCCCTTTTGTACTCAAAAAGCAGCAAGTAGCCCACGCTCCCGAGCATATCGAATGGCTGGTAGAAAACCTGCCCGCGGGTGCGACCGTCGCTGCCGATGGTAAACTGTTCAGCGTACAGCAGCAGCGGTACATCGAAAAACGTTTTGCAGCGAAAGGCATCGAACTGGACACCCAGCTCGATTTGTTGGGTCCCCTTTGGGAAGACCGTCCTGCTCTTCCCCTTAGCCCGATTTTCGAGCAAGACACCTATTTTGCCGGGGTCAGCAGGGCGGAAAAATTGCAGGCATTGCGCAGCGAAATAAAAGCAGCTGGTTGTACCCATCACCTGATTTGTACCCTGGAAGACATCGCCTGGTTGCTCAACCTCCGGGGGAGCGACGTAGGGTTTACGCCCGTTTTTGTGGCCTATCTGATCGTGGGGCTGGATGAGGCCTGGTTGTTCATCCATTCCGCAAAAATTTCCACCAGTCTGCAGCAGCAATTGCAACAAGACAAGGTACAGCTCATGCTTTATTCCACCATCGATCTTTTTTGCGGTGAGCTCAGTGCCCGGGACCGCATTTTGATTGATGCCGCATCTTGCAGCAACCATTTGTACCAACAACTCAGTAAGGTGCAGATTAAGGAGGGTGCGCATCTGGTACGTGACCGCAAAGCCGTCAAAAACCACGCCGAGATTTACCATTTCAAATCCGCCATGCGCAAGGATGGTGTAGCCTTGTTGCGCGCTTTTCGTTGGTTGGAGGCGGCTTTGGCTGAAGGAAAAACCCCCAGTGAATATGATTTTGCCCAAAAAATTGCTGCTTGTCGTGCCGAGCAAGCCGACTATTTTAGCGAGAGTTTTCCGGCCATCATCGGCTACAATGGCCACGGAGCCATCATCCATTATCGCCCGTCCAAAGAGGGTTCCGCTAAAATCCAGCCGCAGGGCATTCTCCTGGTTGACTCCGGCGCACAATACCTGGACGGCACCACCGACATCACCCGCACCATTGCGCTCAGTGAACCTACCGCGCAGCAACGCTTGCATTATACCCTGGTGCTCAAAGGGATGATTGCCCTGAGCACTGCCGTTTTTTTAAAAGGAACGATCGGATTACAATTGGACGCACTGGCCCGCCAACCCTTGTGGCAACATACCCTGAACTACAACCATGGCACCGGGCACGGTGTAGGGGCTTTTTTGAGTGTACACGAACCGCCGCATGGTTTTGCCAGTAATACCACCACTAGCCGAGGCACAACGGCATTGGAAGTAGGGCATATTTGCTCCAATGAACCGGGTTTTTACTTGCCGGGGCAGTATGGCATTCGGATTGAAAACCTGATTTTGTGTGCGCCGAAGGTGCAAAATGAGTACGGCGATTTTCTCCATTTTGAGACCCTTACCTTGTTTCCGATTGATACGAAGTTGTTGGACAAAAGCCTGCTCAATGTCTCGGAAATAGAGTGGTTGAACACCTATCACCATAGGGTTTTGCAAGAATTGGGATCATTGGTAGAAGTGGATGAGTTAACATGGTTGGAGGAGAAGTGTAAGCAGTTTTGA